A genome region from Candidatus Poribacteria bacterium includes the following:
- the alaS gene encoding alanine--tRNA ligase, translating to MTSDEIRDSFLEYFRKHGHAIVPSASLIPADDPTLLFTNAGMNQFKDVFLGIGQREYTRAVDTQKCLRVSGKHNDLEEVGYSPSHHTFFEMLGNWSFGDYYKQEAIAFAWELVTELWQIPKELLWATVYLEDDEAEKLWLQETDIPLSRIRRCDKDNFWEMGETGPCGPCSELFVDMGVEAYPETANDPNTGPNISDRFREIWNLVFIQYNRNESGALERLPATHVDTGMGFERITSILQGVDSNYKTDLFTPLLSTIADMTDTAYFDDERGLPHRVIADHIRCLTFAIGDGVMPSNEGRGYVIRRILRRAVLYGKKLEMDEAFIYRLVDNVVELLGDVFPDVLPRREFITRTIQGEENRFHQTIERGLELLDQSFDTLTTENNTELDGKRAFELHDTFGFPLDLTQMLARERGFTVDDAGFADSMEEQRARGRAVWEARGGTKDEEISIYAEVLKEHGETEFVGYTQDHIDAEVVALIADAESIGSAQAGNEVFVLLNRTPFYGESGGQVGDVGTIESQNAKLAVQDTLRPSADLVVHKCKVLSGEIIPYTAVQAKIDTEHRSAVAVSHTATHLLHSGLRQILGTHVGQAGSLVEAGRLRFDFSHYESVSAEQLRDIEEYVNAKIRENDALSINEMPLDDAKAKGALAFFGDKYGDIVRVVQAGDYSVELCGGTHVGATGELGFVKLMSESSIAAGVRRVEALTGSAAVDNIQEETALLSDAAGLLKAPKTDLLERIERLLQEQRELEQELQQLKSQHALGNVDALVKSATLVEDVRVVASCVADTDRDGLRRLVDELKTRLESGVVALAAVTGNEVAFVVGVTSDLVKNRGLQAGKIISELTQLADGRGGGRPELAQGGGKNPDKVNAAIDAAGEIVKKQLQT from the coding sequence ATGACATCAGATGAAATCAGAGATAGTTTCTTAGAATACTTCCGCAAACACGGACACGCGATCGTTCCGAGTGCATCCTTGATACCAGCAGATGATCCGACGCTGTTGTTTACCAACGCCGGTATGAACCAATTCAAAGATGTGTTTCTCGGTATCGGGCAGCGGGAGTACACGCGTGCTGTGGATACGCAAAAATGTTTACGCGTCAGTGGTAAACATAATGATCTTGAAGAGGTCGGTTATTCGCCAAGCCATCATACCTTCTTTGAGATGTTAGGAAACTGGTCATTTGGCGATTATTACAAACAGGAAGCGATCGCCTTTGCATGGGAACTGGTAACCGAACTCTGGCAGATTCCAAAGGAACTCCTCTGGGCAACAGTTTATCTTGAAGATGACGAAGCAGAGAAACTTTGGCTCCAAGAGACAGACATCCCGCTCTCGCGTATCCGTCGCTGCGATAAGGACAATTTTTGGGAAATGGGAGAGACGGGCCCTTGCGGCCCCTGCAGCGAACTTTTTGTTGATATGGGTGTTGAAGCCTATCCTGAAACCGCGAATGACCCGAACACCGGTCCGAACATCAGCGATCGGTTCCGAGAAATCTGGAATCTGGTGTTTATTCAATACAATCGCAACGAAAGCGGTGCGCTTGAACGGCTGCCTGCGACACATGTAGATACAGGCATGGGCTTTGAGCGGATTACCTCCATATTGCAAGGTGTCGATTCAAACTACAAGACGGACCTCTTTACACCGCTCTTGTCAACTATTGCTGATATGACAGACACCGCCTATTTTGATGATGAACGTGGCTTACCCCATCGAGTTATCGCGGATCATATCCGGTGTCTGACGTTCGCAATCGGGGACGGTGTGATGCCCTCTAACGAGGGACGCGGTTACGTCATCCGTCGAATTTTACGACGTGCCGTGCTTTACGGCAAAAAATTAGAGATGGACGAAGCCTTTATCTACCGACTCGTTGATAACGTTGTCGAACTGCTCGGCGATGTATTTCCTGATGTTCTACCACGGCGTGAATTTATTACCCGAACGATTCAGGGTGAAGAAAACCGCTTTCATCAGACAATTGAACGCGGCTTAGAACTCCTTGATCAATCGTTTGATACACTCACAACGGAAAACAACACCGAACTTGATGGCAAGCGTGCCTTTGAGTTGCACGATACGTTCGGTTTCCCACTCGATTTGACCCAGATGCTCGCCCGTGAACGTGGGTTTACTGTAGACGATGCCGGCTTTGCCGATAGCATGGAAGAGCAACGGGCGCGTGGACGGGCAGTATGGGAGGCGAGAGGCGGTACTAAAGACGAAGAGATTTCTATCTATGCAGAAGTCCTTAAAGAGCATGGTGAAACGGAATTTGTTGGTTACACGCAAGACCACATTGATGCAGAGGTTGTCGCTTTAATTGCCGACGCGGAATCGATAGGTAGTGCGCAAGCGGGCAACGAGGTGTTCGTGCTGTTGAATCGCACGCCTTTCTATGGCGAGTCTGGTGGACAAGTGGGCGATGTCGGTACAATTGAGAGCCAAAACGCGAAATTGGCTGTGCAAGACACACTTAGACCTTCTGCTGATCTGGTTGTCCATAAATGTAAGGTGCTTTCCGGTGAAATTATACCTTATACCGCTGTGCAGGCAAAAATTGATACCGAACACCGAAGTGCCGTTGCAGTGAGCCACACCGCAACCCATCTCTTACACAGCGGATTACGGCAAATACTCGGAACACATGTCGGGCAGGCAGGTTCACTCGTTGAAGCCGGTAGACTCCGATTTGACTTTTCACACTACGAATCTGTTTCAGCGGAGCAGCTGCGCGACATCGAGGAATATGTGAACGCTAAAATCCGCGAGAATGATGCACTCTCTATTAATGAAATGCCACTGGATGACGCGAAAGCGAAAGGGGCATTAGCCTTCTTCGGGGATAAGTATGGAGATATTGTTCGCGTCGTGCAAGCTGGAGACTATAGCGTTGAACTCTGTGGTGGCACGCATGTCGGTGCAACTGGCGAACTCGGTTTCGTGAAACTTATGAGTGAGAGCAGTATCGCCGCAGGTGTCCGACGCGTTGAGGCACTGACGGGAAGCGCAGCAGTGGATAATATTCAAGAGGAGACTGCGCTGCTTTCCGACGCAGCGGGCCTGTTGAAAGCACCGAAAACGGATTTGCTTGAACGGATTGAACGGCTATTGCAAGAACAACGGGAATTGGAACAGGAACTTCAACAACTTAAAAGCCAACACGCACTTGGGAATGTTGATGCCTTAGTGAAAAGCGCGACACTTGTAGAAGATGTTCGGGTTGTCGCTTCGTGTGTTGCGGACACAGATAGAGACGGGTTGCGTCGGCTCGTTGATGAACTCAAAACCCGCTTAGAATCCGGTGTTGTCGCACTTGCTGCTGTGACTGGAAATGAGGTCGCTTTTGTGGTCGGTGTAACCTCAGATTTGGTGAAAAATCGTGGTTTGCAGGCAGGCAAAATTATCTCTGAATTAACACAGTTAGCAGACGGTCGCGGTGGTGGTCGCCCTGAACTCGCGCAAGGTGGCGGTAAAAACCCAGACAAAGTGAACGCGGCAATTGATGCAGCGGGTGAAATCGTGAAAAAACAACTTCAAACTTAA
- a CDS encoding FtsX-like permease family protein, translating into MQQRTPIEEQIDLPFVESLRISFQSLKIRFGRSIITTAGITLGIAFLVSVWTNNEIGVALQESGRQSTINTFEETTEQGISTKDIWLIVMSLIVCVVGIANSMLMAVTERFREIGTMKCLGALDGFVVRLFLLESGFQGFSGALIGALIGTLGAVLLGLKDYGLDLFFYFPLLPAQPENGPMQLGVIVVILLGCILGMILAVIGSSFPAWRAAKLPPAEAMRTEV; encoded by the coding sequence TTGCAGCAAAGAACACCCATCGAAGAACAGATTGATCTGCCTTTCGTAGAATCGCTACGGATTAGTTTTCAGAGTTTGAAAATCCGTTTTGGTCGTTCAATAATCACGACAGCCGGTATTACATTGGGTATTGCGTTTCTGGTTTCGGTATGGACAAATAACGAAATCGGAGTCGCGCTACAGGAGAGCGGACGACAATCAACAATCAACACTTTTGAAGAGACAACGGAACAAGGCATTTCCACAAAAGATATATGGCTCATTGTTATGTCATTGATTGTCTGTGTGGTAGGTATCGCCAACTCAATGTTGATGGCAGTAACAGAACGTTTTCGCGAGATTGGCACAATGAAATGTCTCGGTGCGTTAGATGGATTCGTGGTTAGACTGTTCCTACTTGAATCAGGGTTCCAAGGGTTTTCTGGGGCACTTATCGGTGCGCTCATCGGAACATTAGGTGCAGTGCTTTTAGGACTTAAAGACTATGGGTTAGACTTATTTTTTTATTTCCCGTTATTACCGGCACAGCCTGAAAACGGACCGATGCAGCTCGGCGTGATCGTCGTCATTTTGCTTGGGTGCATACTCGGTATGATTTTGGCAGTGATTGGTTCATCGTTCCCAGCGTGGCGTGCTGCGAAACTCCCACCCGCTGAAGCGATGCGTACCGAGGTATAG
- the coaD gene encoding pantetheine-phosphate adenylyltransferase yields the protein MPKKIAIFPASFDPVTNGHADLIDRICNLDVFDQLIVAIGVNPEKPARFTLEERTEMLKTVIEPYPQATIDGYTGLTVHYAQTRGACAIIRGLREISDFEWEFKMARMNQQIAPDIDTVFMMANTQYAHISSTLVMEVVQMAQQKLSEKKLQEMVPAIVVEFIKKKFDVL from the coding sequence ATGCCGAAAAAAATCGCTATCTTCCCCGCCAGTTTCGACCCTGTCACCAACGGACACGCTGACCTCATTGACCGTATTTGCAACCTTGATGTCTTTGACCAACTCATCGTTGCTATTGGTGTAAATCCAGAAAAACCAGCGCGTTTTACGCTTGAGGAGCGCACTGAGATGCTTAAAACCGTCATTGAACCGTATCCGCAAGCCACAATTGATGGTTATACCGGGTTGACGGTACATTATGCACAAACACGTGGCGCGTGTGCTATCATCCGAGGACTCCGCGAAATCTCCGATTTTGAATGGGAATTCAAGATGGCACGGATGAATCAGCAGATCGCACCAGACATTGATACCGTCTTTATGATGGCAAATACACAATATGCGCACATTAGTTCAACGCTCGTGATGGAGGTCGTCCAGATGGCACAGCAAAAGTTAAGCGAGAAGAAGTTACAAGAGATGGTGCCAGCAATTGTGGTCGAATTTATCAAGAAGAAATTTGATGTATTATAA
- a CDS encoding ThuA domain-containing protein — translation MGKINTLVFAGGAIHDWKGCSDAIVNVLSQRDEFEITRVEEDLDALVSPNLDPYDLIVFYYTIGEISDAQKNGLLNHIASGKGYVGIHSAADSFRGCPEYRSMVGGYFVTHPRYRDYQVSIVDSEHEITEGLDEFVVTDEQYILDYDPRNHILASALWKGAAAPVAWTKNWGEGKVFYLALGHDASACQHEMFGTLLERGALWAGSNGGE, via the coding sequence ATGGGAAAAATCAACACACTTGTTTTTGCGGGTGGCGCAATTCACGATTGGAAAGGTTGTAGCGACGCAATCGTGAATGTGCTTTCACAGCGAGATGAATTTGAGATCACGAGAGTCGAGGAAGACCTTGACGCGCTTGTTTCACCGAACTTGGATCCGTATGATCTCATCGTTTTCTATTACACAATAGGCGAGATTTCGGACGCACAGAAGAACGGTTTGCTCAATCATATTGCTTCGGGTAAGGGATACGTCGGTATACATTCGGCGGCAGACTCGTTTCGCGGCTGCCCAGAATACCGTTCAATGGTAGGTGGCTATTTCGTTACACATCCACGTTACCGCGACTATCAGGTTAGCATTGTTGATAGTGAACACGAAATTACGGAAGGGCTCGACGAATTCGTCGTGACGGACGAGCAGTACATCCTCGATTATGATCCTCGGAATCATATACTGGCATCAGCCTTGTGGAAAGGTGCCGCAGCCCCCGTGGCATGGACAAAGAATTGGGGTGAAGGTAAAGTTTTCTACCTTGCACTCGGTCACGATGCCTCAGCATGTCAGCATGAGATGTTTGGGACGCTGTTGGAGCGCGGTGCCCTCTGGGCCGGCAGCAACGGCGGTGAATAG
- a CDS encoding RecX family transcriptional regulator codes for MKQKITDIQASPELPSHQQLFLNGAPFLVIHAALIEKFGLRIGLEIDPEAIEKIIAADEVMRAKNHALRLLREAKDNTTADEQETPRPTLKPKIYTKSEMKRHLEREGFSATAIETSITELIRSGHIRDRKYAENWIARRQKSNPRGKTLLKHELVDKGIDKEIAEQVIATVEVEDETKVALEIAQKRAKQYKRLPTHVAKRRLHGFLARRGFGSDIVRQVLEEIF; via the coding sequence ATGAAACAAAAAATTACTGATATTCAGGCATCACCTGAATTGCCTTCACATCAACAACTCTTTCTCAACGGTGCTCCGTTTCTTGTGATTCATGCAGCCCTAATTGAAAAATTTGGGCTGCGTATCGGTTTAGAGATTGACCCCGAAGCCATCGAAAAGATAATTGCAGCGGATGAAGTGATGCGCGCGAAGAACCATGCGCTAAGGTTGCTCCGTGAAGCGAAAGATAATACCACAGCGGATGAACAAGAAACCCCGCGCCCCACACTTAAGCCGAAAATATATACCAAAAGTGAAATGAAACGGCACCTCGAACGGGAAGGTTTTTCGGCAACCGCGATTGAAACATCTATTACGGAATTGATTCGTTCAGGGCATATTCGCGACCGGAAGTACGCAGAGAATTGGATAGCCCGCAGACAAAAATCAAATCCGCGAGGGAAAACGCTGCTCAAGCACGAATTGGTTGACAAAGGTATAGACAAAGAAATAGCGGAACAGGTCATAGCAACAGTAGAGGTTGAAGACGAGACAAAAGTCGCACTTGAAATCGCCCAAAAACGAGCGAAGCAGTATAAAAGACTGCCGACCCATGTCGCGAAGCGACGACTCCACGGATTCTTGGCGCGGCGCGGGTTCGGTTCTGACATTGTTCGGCAGGTACTTGAGGAGATCTTTTAA
- the iolG gene encoding inositol 2-dehydrogenase, with protein sequence MNSSSKIRVGVIGVGRIGKLHIEHLAQNIPEAELVAICSLNRPIAESVAEQYNVPMVTTDYNTLLSDARIDAVLVTSSTHTHVEISQAAAKAGKHIFCEKPIAFDLEQIDETLAIVEKAGVKFQVGFNRRFDASFKRIREAVASGEIGEPHIMRITSRDPAPPPIEYVKVSGGIFLDMTIHDFDMARYLIRDEVVEVYATGGVRVDPKIGEAGDIDTTVITLQFQNGVIGTIDNSREAVYGYDQRVEVFGSKGMVTAANPPTDTVTFSGSEGSRAASPPYFFLERYKPAFLSELQAFFTSIRDDTLPPVTGTDGRAPVVIGIAALKSLRENRPVLLSEI encoded by the coding sequence ATGAACAGTTCTTCAAAAATTCGTGTGGGTGTTATTGGGGTAGGGCGCATCGGCAAGCTTCACATTGAACACCTCGCCCAGAATATACCAGAAGCCGAACTCGTCGCGATTTGCAGCTTGAACCGTCCCATTGCTGAATCCGTTGCTGAACAGTATAATGTCCCGATGGTGACAACCGATTATAACACGCTCTTGTCAGACGCTCGAATTGATGCCGTGCTTGTCACCTCCTCAACGCATACACATGTCGAAATCAGCCAAGCCGCCGCGAAGGCAGGGAAACACATCTTTTGCGAGAAACCGATCGCGTTTGACTTGGAACAGATTGACGAAACCTTGGCGATTGTAGAAAAGGCTGGCGTGAAGTTTCAGGTCGGTTTCAATCGTAGATTTGATGCGAGTTTTAAGAGAATCCGTGAAGCTGTCGCCTCTGGCGAGATTGGTGAACCACACATCATGCGTATTACGAGCCGAGACCCAGCACCACCGCCCATTGAATACGTCAAGGTCTCCGGCGGCATTTTTCTTGACATGACGATCCACGATTTCGATATGGCACGCTATCTGATTAGGGACGAGGTTGTTGAAGTCTACGCAACAGGCGGGGTACGTGTTGATCCGAAAATCGGCGAGGCAGGCGACATTGATACGACGGTTATCACCTTACAATTCCAGAATGGGGTTATCGGGACAATTGATAACAGCAGAGAAGCTGTCTACGGCTACGACCAGCGGGTTGAGGTTTTCGGTTCAAAGGGGATGGTTACGGCGGCGAATCCACCGACGGATACTGTTACCTTCAGCGGCAGTGAGGGGAGCCGTGCCGCATCGCCTCCATATTTCTTTCTCGAACGTTACAAACCGGCATTTCTCTCGGAATTACAAGCCTTCTTTACATCCATTCGGGATGATACACTGCCACCCGTTACAGGGACGGATGGTCGCGCACCTGTTGTGATTGGTATCGCAGCCTTGAAATCGCTGCGCGAAAATCGTCCTGTCCTCTTGTCAGAAATTTAG
- a CDS encoding M12 family metallo-peptidase: MRSKKLLPFYVLITLLVSGLIGLYIFWKIDPSNQKFAQPPEKLTPIAEFNHEARIYDVAFSPVDASLVAGADDNNTIKLWHFANTVAPQAILRGHIGPVKSIAFSPDGKLLASAGFFYSRVILWDVLSATKINSLETPAIAVAISSDGYYLATAGRHLKLWDIRNPKEIAEVETFPHDKSVLLWTVNFSPDGKWLACGDENGRLKVWDIQHKKLVRSVKANSDEIRSVRFSADGRFLASTGLYSHTLWRLPEWQLHGKIIGEGIGVDVDFSPDGKMYSTPNLRGVILRSATSGARIVSLESTTGAIRSIDFSPNGNMLASGGKDETLRLWNVSAQQLTRIDTTQHDVVRLIYFLSKERPPQRSIIVKLDRLIRQAQRFYAIQMKSHGFERKTFTFETDAHRKAKVYLLKAQRPDDYYHEDTIKKIRTEVTKHFDRSKNILLIAVDIKSGIFFGKDSTTSGVGGVTPFTYDNELNRSLHGGSAFVSASHNDLEWDTIAHELGHAFGLQHDFRGRNRSIMSYASGRYELSKCAAEWLDKNRFFNPNQPFFDKRATIEMLSLSNASDAPTLQFEVTDEDGLHQVQLIVPTTRRDPVTKQGFKLHSCQSLNGAEKATVTFELPKTSVKEIELWMMDLHGNIVWREFDLSKDSAQLSEEP, translated from the coding sequence TTGCGTTCCAAAAAACTTTTACCTTTCTATGTGTTAATCACGCTTCTTGTCTCTGGTCTCATCGGTCTCTATATCTTTTGGAAAATCGACCCATCGAACCAAAAATTTGCGCAACCACCAGAAAAACTCACGCCGATTGCCGAGTTCAACCACGAAGCTCGGATTTACGATGTCGCTTTTTCGCCTGTGGATGCCTCGCTTGTCGCGGGTGCCGACGATAATAACACAATAAAGTTGTGGCACTTCGCCAACACTGTAGCACCTCAAGCAATTCTCAGGGGGCACATTGGTCCGGTTAAATCAATTGCTTTCTCACCTGATGGGAAATTGCTCGCGAGTGCGGGTTTCTTTTATAGTCGGGTTATATTATGGGATGTGCTTTCGGCAACGAAAATCAATTCCCTTGAGACTCCCGCCATAGCAGTCGCTATTTCGTCGGATGGGTACTATTTGGCGACTGCCGGTAGGCACTTGAAACTCTGGGACATTCGTAATCCAAAGGAGATAGCGGAGGTTGAGACGTTCCCACACGATAAATCGGTGCTACTTTGGACGGTTAACTTCTCACCCGATGGGAAGTGGCTCGCGTGCGGAGATGAAAATGGCAGACTCAAAGTTTGGGATATACAGCATAAGAAACTTGTCCGATCCGTGAAAGCAAATTCCGATGAAATCCGATCTGTTCGATTTTCTGCTGACGGTCGCTTTCTCGCGAGTACTGGATTATATAGCCATACGCTATGGCGTTTACCAGAGTGGCAACTTCACGGCAAGATAATTGGCGAAGGGATAGGCGTAGATGTCGATTTTTCTCCTGATGGCAAAATGTACTCGACCCCTAATCTCAGAGGAGTGATCCTCCGTTCCGCTACGAGTGGTGCGCGAATTGTTTCGCTTGAAAGTACTACAGGCGCAATCAGATCTATTGATTTTTCACCAAATGGGAATATGCTTGCCAGTGGTGGTAAAGATGAGACGCTTCGTTTGTGGAATGTTTCAGCACAGCAATTAACAAGGATTGACACCACCCAACACGATGTCGTTCGACTGATCTACTTTCTTTCCAAGGAGCGTCCACCGCAGCGCAGCATCATTGTCAAATTGGATAGACTGATAAGACAAGCCCAACGTTTTTACGCCATTCAGATGAAAAGCCATGGGTTTGAGAGAAAAACCTTTACTTTTGAGACTGATGCCCATCGTAAAGCAAAGGTATATCTCCTCAAAGCACAACGTCCTGACGATTATTATCACGAAGATACTATTAAAAAGATCAGAACAGAGGTCACCAAACATTTTGATCGCTCAAAAAACATCCTGCTCATTGCTGTAGATATTAAAAGTGGTATATTTTTTGGCAAAGATAGCACAACATCTGGGGTAGGTGGTGTTACACCCTTTACATACGACAATGAACTGAACAGATCACTCCATGGTGGGAGTGCTTTCGTTTCTGCTTCCCATAACGATTTAGAGTGGGATACGATTGCCCATGAACTCGGGCACGCTTTTGGTTTACAACACGATTTTCGTGGACGTAATCGCAGCATTATGTCTTACGCAAGTGGAAGGTATGAATTGTCGAAATGTGCTGCTGAATGGTTGGATAAAAACCGATTCTTTAATCCGAATCAACCCTTTTTTGATAAACGCGCCACAATAGAGATGCTCTCACTCTCCAATGCTTCTGATGCCCCCACCCTCCAATTTGAGGTTACTGATGAAGATGGGCTTCATCAAGTCCAACTGATTGTGCCAACAACCCGGCGCGACCCCGTCACGAAACAAGGTTTCAAGCTGCACAGTTGTCAATCGCTAAATGGAGCGGAAAAGGCTACAGTTACATTTGAATTGCCAAAAACTTCTGTCAAGGAAATTGAACTCTGGATGATGGACCTGCACGGAAACATTGTATGGAGAGAATTTGACCTCAGCAAGGATTCAGCACAACTGTCTGAAGAGCCTTAG
- a CDS encoding YtxH domain-containing protein, which produces MSNNGQNNGLTMVFAFFTGFMAGAVISLLYAPSSGKETRQKIRDTSVDAKNRTVELAQQAASSAREGAHTLVEQGKESVHGIVDTGKERLHEAGEQVKTAVDTGRKVSADVRAKIAESIPGVGGNDGTEEETSEKA; this is translated from the coding sequence ATGAGCAATAATGGACAGAACAACGGGCTAACAATGGTTTTCGCTTTTTTCACAGGCTTTATGGCAGGAGCTGTCATCAGTCTGCTCTATGCCCCCAGTTCGGGTAAGGAGACTCGACAGAAAATTCGCGACACCTCAGTAGACGCGAAAAACCGGACGGTTGAATTAGCGCAACAAGCTGCCAGTAGTGCACGAGAAGGTGCTCATACCCTCGTGGAACAGGGTAAAGAGAGCGTTCACGGCATCGTAGACACCGGAAAAGAACGTCTCCATGAAGCAGGAGAACAGGTAAAAACTGCTGTGGACACCGGTCGTAAAGTTTCTGCAGATGTTCGCGCTAAAATTGCTGAATCCATCCCGGGCGTTGGCGGCAATGACGGAACCGAGGAAGAGACTTCTGAGAAAGCCTAA
- a CDS encoding ABC transporter ATP-binding protein, which translates to MNDIVVKTEDVVKEYRMGSNILRALDGINIEIERGEYISLMGPSGSGKSTLFNMIGALDRPTEGQVYIDGQNMSQLSQRQIAAFRCHRVGYIFQSYNLLHVRSAHGNVTLPMIFAGISERERNEKAEKLLDMVGLGDRMYHLPDELSGGQRQRVAIARALANDPSIVLADEPTANLDTITGREIIDLIKRLNTEQGVTVISATHDLKMLDVSDRIVDIRDGLVERIRKRDEIEIEVGEVGGEGE; encoded by the coding sequence ATGAATGATATCGTTGTGAAAACTGAAGATGTTGTCAAAGAATATCGTATGGGTTCAAATATTCTTCGTGCTTTGGACGGCATCAATATTGAGATTGAACGTGGAGAGTATATCTCGCTCATGGGTCCCTCCGGTTCCGGTAAATCCACGCTTTTTAACATGATTGGCGCGCTCGACCGACCCACAGAGGGTCAGGTCTACATCGATGGGCAAAATATGTCCCAACTTTCCCAAAGACAGATTGCAGCGTTTCGGTGCCACCGCGTGGGTTACATTTTTCAGAGTTACAACTTGCTGCACGTGCGGAGCGCGCACGGTAACGTAACGCTGCCTATGATTTTCGCAGGGATTTCTGAGAGAGAACGCAATGAAAAAGCGGAAAAGTTACTGGATATGGTCGGCTTAGGGGACAGAATGTATCACCTACCCGATGAACTCTCAGGCGGTCAGCGTCAACGTGTCGCTATTGCCAGAGCACTCGCGAACGATCCAAGCATCGTCCTCGCCGATGAACCGACAGCGAACCTTGATACCATTACGGGACGCGAGATTATTGATCTCATTAAACGTTTGAATACAGAACAAGGCGTTACTGTAATTTCAGCAACACACGACCTGAAGATGCTCGATGTATCTGATCGGATTGTGGACATCCGCGACGGTCTCGTGGAGCGTATCAGGAAGCGCGATGAGATTGAAATCGAAGTCGGTGAAGTCGGTGGTGAGGGGGAGTAA
- the larB gene encoding nickel pincer cofactor biosynthesis protein LarB: MDIEKLRTLLEEVKGGEIAVDDALQSLRTLPFEDLGFSKIDHHRQLRTGFPEVIFCQGKTVEQVKQISERILSAGHPLLATRATPDMYEAVKTIQSAARYNDLGRTITVRQSEDEGAPGILVVSAGTSDLPVAEEAAETALMMGNLPERLYDVGVAGLHRLISNHEKLLTARVIIVVAGMEGALPSVVGGLVNCPVIAVPTSIGYGASFGGLAALLGMLNSCASGVTVVNIDNGFGAGYSASLINRLTA, encoded by the coding sequence ATGGACATTGAAAAGTTAAGAACCCTGCTTGAAGAGGTTAAAGGTGGAGAGATTGCAGTGGATGACGCGCTGCAATCTCTTCGCACACTTCCGTTTGAAGACTTAGGGTTCTCAAAAATTGATCACCATCGTCAACTTCGCACCGGGTTCCCGGAAGTCATCTTTTGTCAAGGGAAGACAGTTGAACAGGTCAAACAGATTAGTGAACGTATCCTCTCCGCCGGGCACCCCCTTCTCGCAACTCGCGCCACCCCCGACATGTATGAAGCGGTGAAAACAATCCAGTCCGCAGCACGCTATAACGACCTCGGACGTACGATTACCGTCAGGCAGTCTGAAGATGAAGGCGCGCCGGGGATTCTCGTTGTTTCCGCTGGTACGTCCGACCTACCTGTTGCAGAGGAAGCGGCTGAAACAGCACTGATGATGGGAAACCTACCGGAACGCCTTTATGATGTCGGCGTGGCAGGGTTACACCGCCTCATCAGCAATCACGAGAAACTTTTAACAGCCCGCGTTATCATCGTTGTTGCCGGGATGGAAGGCGCGCTGCCGAGCGTTGTCGGTGGGTTAGTGAACTGTCCCGTCATTGCTGTACCTACGAGTATCGGTTACGGCGCAAGTTTCGGAGGACTCGCTGCGTTGTTAGGCATGCTCAATAGTTGTGCCTCCGGTGTCACCGTTGTAAACATCGATAACGGTTTCGGCGCAGGTTACAGTGCTTCACTCATCAACCGACTCACGGCATAA